A genomic segment from Kineococcus rhizosphaerae encodes:
- a CDS encoding ATP-binding protein encodes MTSALIHLEAADDHVERLAHEQDPVRAVLELVWNGLDADAHRVEVELLRNEAGGVDGVVVTDDGHGMGPQDVEDDFRWIGGSWKRRSVRSRGEGRPLHGRSGQGRLRVFALGHEVRWTTTAADAAGRLTESTVTASSARRSDFSVTSRQVERGAPGTRVEARGRQGLNRLETDTARAAVTAALAPYLMSQGHVDVVYDGTRLVVADTVARDETIALRWEFGGQPHEAVLQVIEWKGRHRSLQLCDDEGVVVEEVETPVGRDFSYSAYVQWEHMPEHAGESVLAALGGQDTPLTPLLARVEAELERHFEGRRAQGREEAVQEWHQRGTHPYPGPARTAEEERARARFDAVAATVRQHVPRALKQQRLVLGLLADALARDPSGAARVVSELLDLPPAERQAVQDAASATGQEQSRPT; translated from the coding sequence GTGACCAGCGCGCTCATCCACCTCGAGGCCGCCGACGACCACGTCGAACGTCTCGCCCACGAGCAGGACCCCGTGCGCGCGGTCCTGGAGCTCGTCTGGAACGGCCTGGACGCCGACGCCCACCGGGTCGAGGTGGAACTGCTGCGCAACGAGGCCGGCGGCGTCGACGGGGTCGTCGTCACCGACGACGGGCACGGCATGGGCCCGCAGGACGTCGAGGACGACTTCCGCTGGATCGGGGGGTCCTGGAAGCGCCGCAGCGTCCGCAGCCGCGGCGAGGGCCGCCCCCTGCACGGCCGCTCCGGTCAGGGCCGGCTGCGGGTCTTCGCCCTCGGGCACGAGGTGCGCTGGACGACGACGGCCGCCGACGCGGCGGGCCGGCTCACCGAGTCGACCGTCACCGCCTCCAGCGCCCGGCGCAGCGACTTCAGCGTCACCTCCCGGCAGGTCGAGCGGGGTGCGCCCGGCACCCGCGTGGAGGCCCGTGGGCGGCAGGGCCTGAACCGCCTGGAGACGGACACCGCCCGTGCCGCCGTGACGGCCGCCCTGGCGCCGTACCTGATGTCGCAGGGGCACGTCGACGTCGTCTACGACGGGACGCGCCTCGTCGTGGCCGACACCGTGGCCCGGGACGAGACGATCGCCCTGCGCTGGGAGTTCGGCGGGCAGCCGCACGAGGCCGTCCTGCAGGTCATCGAGTGGAAGGGCAGGCACCGCTCCCTGCAGCTGTGCGACGACGAGGGCGTCGTGGTCGAGGAGGTCGAGACCCCGGTCGGCCGGGACTTCTCGTACTCCGCGTACGTGCAGTGGGAGCACATGCCCGAGCACGCGGGCGAGTCCGTCCTGGCGGCCCTCGGCGGCCAGGACACGCCGCTGACCCCGCTGCTGGCCCGCGTCGAGGCCGAGCTCGAACGGCACTTCGAGGGCCGGCGCGCCCAGGGCCGCGAGGAGGCCGTGCAGGAGTGGCACCAGCGGGGCACCCACCCCTACCCCGGGCCCGCGCGCACCGCCGAGGAGGAGCGCGCCCGGGCGAGGTTCGACGCGGTCGCCGCGACGGTCCGCCAGCACGTCCCCCGCGCGCTCAAGCAGCAGCGACTCGTGCTGGGGCTGCTGGCGGACGCCCTGGCGCGCGACCCGTCCGGTGCGGCCCGGGTGGTGTCCGAACTGCTGGACCTGCCCCCCGCCGAACGGCAGGCCGTGCAAGACGCCGCGAGCGCGACCGGCCAGGAGCAGTCGCGTCCGACCTGA
- a CDS encoding zinc-binding dehydrogenase: MSLVPAAVLDPAAGLRVEEIATPDDLGPGLVRVAVKAAGVCHSDLHVLDGDWPATEPLVLGHEGAGVVTGTGAGVRDVAVGDHVVLSWFAPCRRCADCARGRPWTCSGTRSLDNRLPDGTVPSVRAADGTPVAPFLGLGAFAAEVVVAESAVVPLPPEVPFEVAALIGCSVATGVGAVTNTAAVRPGDSAVVVGCGGVGLAVVMGLRLVGANPVVAVDLSDERLEAARGFGASHVLRGDDPDLVARVHALTGRGADFAFEAIGRPRTIELLPELVAPGGAGVLVGMTSYDATVTIRPFDLADAGKRLLGCNYGSSIAQVDFPRLARAHLAGNLPLGDLVGRTVPLDDLGSALDDLRAARGLRTVVTFG; encoded by the coding sequence GTGAGCCTGGTCCCCGCCGCCGTCCTCGACCCGGCCGCCGGACTGCGCGTCGAGGAGATCGCCACCCCGGACGACCTCGGACCGGGACTGGTCCGGGTGGCCGTGAAGGCCGCCGGGGTCTGCCACTCCGACCTGCACGTCCTGGACGGGGACTGGCCCGCCACCGAACCCCTCGTGCTCGGGCACGAGGGCGCCGGGGTCGTCACCGGGACCGGCGCCGGCGTGCGGGACGTCGCCGTGGGCGACCACGTCGTGCTGTCGTGGTTCGCCCCCTGCCGCCGCTGCGCCGACTGCGCGCGAGGGCGCCCGTGGACGTGCTCGGGCACCCGGTCCCTGGACAACCGGCTGCCGGACGGGACCGTGCCGTCGGTGCGGGCCGCGGACGGGACCCCCGTCGCGCCGTTCCTCGGGCTCGGGGCCTTCGCGGCCGAGGTCGTCGTCGCCGAGTCCGCGGTCGTGCCCCTGCCGCCGGAGGTGCCGTTCGAGGTCGCCGCGCTCATCGGCTGCTCGGTGGCCACCGGCGTCGGGGCGGTGACGAACACCGCCGCCGTGCGCCCGGGCGACTCGGCCGTCGTCGTCGGCTGCGGCGGAGTCGGTCTGGCGGTCGTCATGGGGCTGCGCCTCGTGGGCGCGAACCCCGTCGTCGCCGTCGACCTGTCGGACGAACGGCTCGAGGCGGCCCGCGGTTTCGGGGCGAGCCACGTGCTGCGGGGCGACGACCCCGACCTGGTGGCGAGGGTCCACGCACTGACCGGGCGCGGTGCGGACTTCGCCTTCGAGGCCATCGGCCGGCCGCGCACCATCGAACTGCTGCCCGAGCTCGTCGCCCCCGGCGGGGCGGGCGTGCTCGTCGGGATGACCTCCTACGACGCGACCGTGACCATCCGGCCCTTCGACCTGGCCGACGCCGGCAAGCGCCTGCTCGGCTGCAACTACGGGTCCTCGATCGCGCAGGTCGACTTCCCCCGGCTGGCCCGCGCGCACCTGGCGGGGAACCTGCCGCTGGGCGACCTCGTGGGCCGCACCGTCCCGCTGGACGACCTCGGCAGCGCCCTGGACGACCTGCGGGCCGCACGCGGCCTGCGGACCGTCGTCACGTTCGGCTGA
- a CDS encoding purine-cytosine permease family protein: protein MPPTSSTLVEARSLDWVPTSERHGRVGMQGPFWFMGNFQPFTLAIGLIGPTVGLSLLWTSIAGIAGILFGTLFMAFHATQGARLGLPQMIQSRAQFGYRGVLVPLVGSLVTFVAFNIVDTVIIGSGLQGIFGWNAVVVGIAVSVVATVLAIFGHDWLHLAFKVLIWISLPFWVVLTVGVLAGAVHPTVTATGSGGFSGTGFLVMFTVAASYNITYAPYVSDYSRYLPEDTSPVRIVLSVFVGAAASPAWLIPLGAWFATRLGAEDALAGIHAAGDQVFGGLGALLTVLGVLVLVATMGLNAYSGMLSLVTGIDSVRTLPRTRSVRVVAILALAVVWTVVGVGLSDASEAVNNALLIMLYLLAPWTAVNLVDYFFVRRSHYAIADLLDPDGVYGRWGRRGLIAYGVGILAELPFAHVEGVISGPVAGALGGVDLAPFVGLAVPAVLYLVLSRSIDDRRERAAITRSEQTLDELDGAR, encoded by the coding sequence ATGCCCCCCACCAGCAGCACCCTCGTCGAGGCACGGTCCCTCGACTGGGTCCCCACGTCCGAACGGCACGGCCGGGTCGGGATGCAGGGCCCCTTCTGGTTCATGGGGAACTTCCAGCCGTTCACCCTCGCGATCGGCCTCATCGGGCCCACCGTCGGTCTCTCGCTGCTGTGGACGTCGATCGCCGGCATCGCCGGGATCCTCTTCGGCACCCTCTTCATGGCCTTCCACGCCACCCAGGGGGCCCGGCTCGGGTTGCCGCAGATGATCCAGTCCCGCGCCCAGTTCGGCTACCGCGGGGTCCTCGTGCCCCTCGTGGGGTCCCTCGTCACCTTCGTCGCGTTCAACATCGTCGACACCGTCATCATCGGGTCCGGCCTGCAGGGCATCTTCGGGTGGAACGCCGTCGTCGTCGGCATCGCGGTGAGCGTCGTCGCCACCGTCCTGGCGATCTTCGGCCACGACTGGCTGCACCTGGCCTTCAAGGTCCTCATCTGGATCTCGCTGCCGTTCTGGGTGGTCCTGACCGTCGGCGTGCTGGCCGGCGCCGTCCACCCCACCGTCACGGCGACGGGTTCCGGCGGTTTCTCCGGGACCGGTTTCCTCGTGATGTTCACGGTGGCCGCCAGCTACAACATCACCTACGCGCCCTACGTGTCCGACTACTCCCGCTACCTGCCCGAGGACACCTCCCCGGTGAGGATCGTCCTGTCGGTGTTCGTCGGCGCGGCCGCGTCCCCGGCCTGGCTCATCCCGCTCGGCGCCTGGTTCGCGACCCGCCTCGGCGCCGAGGACGCCCTCGCCGGCATCCACGCCGCGGGCGACCAGGTGTTCGGCGGTCTCGGCGCCCTGCTGACCGTGCTCGGGGTCCTCGTCCTCGTCGCCACCATGGGCCTGAACGCCTACAGCGGGATGCTGTCCCTCGTCACCGGCATCGACTCCGTCCGCACGCTGCCCCGCACCCGCAGCGTGCGGGTCGTCGCGATCCTGGCGCTGGCCGTCGTGTGGACGGTCGTCGGGGTCGGGTTGTCCGACGCCAGCGAGGCCGTGAACAACGCCCTGCTCATCATGCTCTACCTGCTCGCGCCCTGGACCGCGGTCAACCTCGTCGACTACTTCTTCGTGCGGCGCAGCCACTACGCGATCGCCGACCTGCTCGACCCCGACGGGGTGTACGGCCGCTGGGGCCGACGCGGCCTGATCGCCTACGGGGTCGGGATCCTCGCCGAACTGCCCTTCGCCCACGTCGAGGGGGTGATCTCCGGTCCCGTCGCCGGTGCCCTCGGCGGCGTCGACCTCGCACCCTTCGTCGGCCTGGCCGTCCCGGCCGTGCTGTACCTCGTGCTCAGCCGGAGCATCGACGACCGCCGCGAACGCGCCGCGATCACCCGCAGCGAGCAGACCCTCGACGAGCTCGACGGTGCCCGGTGA
- a CDS encoding nuclear transport factor 2 family protein, translating into MTATDGAPEPTDALDAAADALVRAFATGDLDAYFASFAPDATFVFPDTGHVLASTQEYRDLWAAWVADGGFEVVSCVGTDRSWQLLGDSAVMVHRVATRSRAGGRVRDSDERETIVFARRDGAWLAVHEHLSTVTP; encoded by the coding sequence ATGACCGCCACCGACGGGGCACCGGAGCCCACGGACGCCCTCGACGCCGCCGCCGACGCGCTCGTGCGGGCGTTCGCGACGGGCGACCTCGACGCGTACTTCGCCTCCTTCGCCCCCGACGCCACGTTCGTCTTCCCCGACACCGGCCACGTCCTGGCGTCCACGCAGGAGTACCGCGACCTGTGGGCCGCGTGGGTCGCCGACGGCGGGTTCGAGGTCGTGTCCTGCGTCGGCACGGACCGGTCGTGGCAGCTGCTCGGGGACAGCGCCGTCATGGTCCACCGCGTCGCGACCCGCTCCCGCGCGGGCGGGCGGGTCCGCGACAGCGACGAGCGGGAGACGATCGTCTTCGCCCGCCGCGACGGCGCGTGGCTCGCCGTCCACGAGCACCTCTCGACGGTGACCCCGTGA
- a CDS encoding helix-turn-helix domain-containing protein: MTHPVPAAGPEGSPAIGGRLRAARTARRMSIEEVATAAGVTKGFLSRLERDRAGVSVAALVRICGVLDLAVGSLFEPAPAGEVLRAADYPPISFGGHGLREFLLTPRGEQRLATILSEIEPGGGGGAEAYALPADVEFCLVLAGGVELTFPGGPAPVVLEAGDALTFDPGEPHTFTAGPDGARVLWVIAPGLLAARSSDAQVVLVRDEDA, translated from the coding sequence GTGACCCACCCCGTCCCGGCCGCCGGCCCGGAGGGGTCCCCCGCGATCGGCGGGCGCCTGCGCGCGGCCCGCACCGCGCGGCGGATGAGCATCGAGGAGGTCGCCACCGCCGCCGGGGTCACCAAGGGTTTCCTGTCCCGCCTCGAACGCGACCGGGCGGGCGTCTCGGTCGCGGCCCTCGTCCGGATCTGCGGCGTGCTCGACCTGGCCGTCGGCAGCCTGTTCGAACCCGCTCCGGCGGGTGAGGTGCTGCGGGCCGCCGACTACCCCCCGATCTCGTTCGGCGGTCACGGTCTGCGGGAGTTCCTGCTCACCCCGCGCGGGGAGCAGCGGCTGGCCACGATCCTCAGCGAGATCGAACCCGGCGGCGGCGGTGGGGCCGAGGCCTACGCCCTGCCCGCCGACGTCGAGTTCTGCCTCGTCCTGGCCGGCGGCGTCGAACTCACGTTCCCCGGCGGGCCCGCTCCCGTGGTCCTCGAGGCCGGGGACGCCCTGACCTTCGACCCGGGCGAACCGCACACCTTCACCGCCGGGCCCGACGGGGCCCGTGTCCTGTGGGTCATCGCCCCGGGCCTGCTCGCCGCCCGCTCCTCCGACGCCCAGGTCGTGCTCGTGCGCGACGAGGACGCCTGA
- a CDS encoding N-acyl homoserine lactonase family protein: MTLAGLRPAVPGRWTVSLVHYADRDGVRGQHFGDHDEHAGEPHPTAYFAWLLVGTDEVVLVDTGIGPERAAGVAGLRYRGSPVALLGDVGLSAGDVDRCVLTHLHYDHAGCVRDLPRAGFVVQRAELDYWTGPIARRIRREHWLHEAADTAHVVAATAAGRGAVLDGDAELADGLSVHLVGGHTAGTQVVRVVTAAGPVVVASDASHFYENLETDRPGPLRHTTGLVHTAYDRVRELGEGGPGFLPGHDPEVLERFPALPGSAGAVVRVA; this comes from the coding sequence GTGACGCTCGCCGGCCTGCGCCCGGCGGTGCCGGGGCGGTGGACGGTGAGCCTCGTGCACTACGCCGACCGGGACGGTGTGCGCGGTCAGCACTTCGGCGACCACGACGAGCACGCCGGGGAACCGCACCCGACGGCGTACTTCGCCTGGTTGCTCGTCGGGACCGACGAGGTCGTCCTGGTGGACACCGGGATCGGCCCGGAGCGGGCCGCGGGGGTGGCCGGGCTGCGCTACCGGGGTTCGCCCGTCGCGCTCCTGGGCGACGTGGGGCTGTCGGCCGGGGACGTCGACCGGTGCGTCCTGACGCACCTGCACTACGACCACGCCGGGTGCGTGCGGGACCTGCCCCGCGCGGGCTTCGTCGTCCAGCGCGCCGAGCTCGACTACTGGACCGGGCCGATCGCCCGGCGGATCCGGCGTGAGCACTGGCTGCACGAGGCGGCGGACACCGCGCACGTCGTCGCGGCGACGGCCGCCGGCCGGGGCGCCGTCCTGGACGGCGACGCCGAGCTGGCCGACGGGCTCAGCGTCCACCTCGTCGGCGGCCACACGGCCGGTACGCAGGTCGTGCGGGTGGTGACGGCCGCCGGTCCCGTCGTCGTCGCCTCCGACGCCAGCCACTTCTACGAGAACCTCGAGACCGACCGCCCCGGGCCGCTGCGGCACACCACCGGGCTCGTCCACACGGCCTACGACCGCGTGCGCGAGCTGGGCGAGGGCGGGCCCGGGTTCCTGCCGGGCCACGACCCCGAGGTGCTGGAACGGTTCCCGGCCCTGCCGGGGTCGGCCGGTGCCGTCGTGCGGGTCGCCTGA
- a CDS encoding MFS transporter has translation MSHRPNPRKAALAGWIGSALEYYDFFIYGTAAALVFGKVFFPDSNPAAGTLLALTTFGVGYLARPVGALVLGHVGDRLGRKKVLVATVLLMGLSTFLVGCLPSYATAGVVAPVLLVVLRLAQGFSAGGEQAGANAMTLEHAPDGRRAFFTSFTLGGTQAGQILATAVFLPVAAMPEERLLSWGWRLPFWLSSVVVVAAFLIRRTLEETPVFEREVARAEVVRLPLVELLSGHWRSVLRVVLAAVIASVSTIFTVYALSYAVNTVGLERAPMLWVGVLANVLAVVSIPLWGRLSDRVGRKPVFIAGSLGCAVLMPLYLWSISTGQWPLIFLVGLVVFGVVHSATSGTWPAFYGEMFPARVRLSGTAVGTQIGFAIAGFAPSIAGAVAGGGVDAWRGTALVVAGFCLVNVVAVLTGRETFRVPTAELGAPRAVEHEHGSRV, from the coding sequence GTGAGTCATCGACCCAACCCCCGCAAGGCGGCGCTGGCCGGCTGGATCGGCTCCGCGCTGGAGTACTACGACTTCTTCATCTACGGCACGGCCGCGGCGCTCGTGTTCGGCAAGGTGTTCTTCCCCGACTCCAACCCTGCCGCGGGCACGCTGCTGGCCCTGACGACGTTCGGCGTGGGGTACCTTGCCCGGCCCGTCGGGGCCCTCGTGCTGGGTCACGTCGGGGACCGCCTCGGGCGCAAGAAGGTGCTCGTCGCGACCGTCCTGCTCATGGGGCTGTCCACGTTCCTCGTGGGCTGCCTGCCGTCCTACGCGACGGCGGGGGTCGTCGCCCCCGTGCTGCTCGTCGTGCTGCGGCTGGCGCAGGGTTTCTCGGCCGGCGGTGAGCAGGCCGGGGCGAACGCCATGACCCTCGAGCACGCCCCGGACGGCCGGCGCGCGTTCTTCACCAGCTTCACCCTCGGCGGCACGCAGGCCGGGCAGATCCTCGCCACGGCCGTCTTCCTGCCCGTCGCGGCCATGCCCGAGGAGCGGCTGCTGAGCTGGGGCTGGCGGCTGCCGTTCTGGCTGAGCTCCGTCGTGGTCGTCGCAGCGTTCCTCATCCGCCGCACGCTGGAGGAGACCCCCGTCTTCGAGCGCGAGGTCGCGCGCGCCGAGGTGGTCCGGCTGCCGCTCGTCGAACTCCTCAGCGGGCACTGGCGCTCCGTCCTGCGGGTCGTGCTCGCGGCCGTCATCGCCTCCGTGAGCACCATCTTCACCGTCTACGCGCTCTCCTACGCCGTGAACACCGTCGGGCTCGAACGGGCGCCGATGCTGTGGGTGGGGGTGCTGGCCAACGTCCTGGCCGTGGTGTCGATCCCGTTGTGGGGCAGACTGTCCGACCGCGTCGGTCGCAAACCCGTGTTCATCGCCGGCAGCCTCGGCTGCGCCGTGCTCATGCCGCTGTACCTGTGGTCGATCTCGACGGGGCAGTGGCCGCTGATCTTCCTCGTGGGCCTGGTCGTGTTCGGCGTCGTGCACAGCGCCACGAGCGGGACCTGGCCGGCGTTCTACGGTGAGATGTTCCCCGCCCGGGTCCGCCTGTCGGGCACCGCGGTCGGCACGCAGATCGGGTTCGCCATCGCGGGGTTCGCCCCGAGCATCGCCGGTGCGGTGGCCGGTGGCGGCGTCGACGCCTGGCGCGGGACCGCCCTCGTCGTCGCCGGGTTCTGCCTCGTGAACGTCGTCGCGGTGCTCACGGGCCGCGAGACGTTCCGGGTGCCGACCGCCGAGCTCGGCGCGCCCCGTGCGGTGGAGCACGAGCACGGGAGCCGGGTGTGA
- a CDS encoding TetR/AcrR family transcriptional regulator — translation MTVVRTRDPGRTRAEILDVATREFSEQGFAGARVDEIAASTRTTKRMIYYYFGSKEGLYVAVLENAYSRIRDLEQELDVDHLEPVDALRRLAELTFDHHEAHPEFIRLVSIENIHRAQFLRRTNVAGLTSNRLQVLETILARGRAQGLFRADVSALDVHQAISAQCVFRTANRHTFDALFGRDTLDPSRREHDRRLLGDMVVALLTVR, via the coding sequence ATGACGGTCGTCCGCACGCGCGACCCGGGCCGCACCCGGGCCGAGATCCTCGACGTGGCGACCCGGGAGTTCTCCGAGCAGGGTTTCGCCGGGGCCCGGGTCGACGAGATCGCGGCGAGCACGCGCACCACGAAGCGGATGATCTACTACTACTTCGGCAGCAAGGAAGGGCTGTACGTGGCGGTCCTCGAGAACGCGTACAGCCGCATCCGCGACCTGGAGCAGGAACTCGACGTCGACCACCTGGAGCCCGTGGACGCGCTGCGCCGCCTGGCGGAGCTGACGTTCGACCACCACGAGGCGCACCCGGAGTTCATCCGGCTGGTGAGCATCGAGAACATCCACCGGGCGCAGTTCCTGCGCCGGACGAACGTGGCGGGGCTGACCAGCAACCGGCTGCAGGTCCTGGAGACCATCCTGGCCCGGGGGCGGGCGCAGGGGTTGTTCCGGGCGGACGTCTCGGCCCTCGACGTCCACCAGGCCATCAGCGCGCAGTGCGTGTTCCGCACCGCGAACCGGCACACGTTCGACGCGCTGTTCGGCCGCGACACCCTGGACCCCTCCCGGCGCGAGCACGACCGCCGGCTGCTGGGCGACATGGTGGTCGCCCTCCTCACTGTCCGCTGA
- a CDS encoding shikimate dehydrogenase produces the protein MVPSPRSWLVGLVGTGIGPSLSPALHEHEADALGLRYLYRRLDLDDLGLPAERVGDVLRAARLAGYDGLNVTHPAKQLVVAHLDDLSADARALGAVNTVVLRAGRAVGHNTDWSGFARSFERGLPDAERGLVVLVGAGGAGSAVAHALLTLGVRDLVVVDADAGRARDLAAARGGGTRAATLADLPDLLARADGVVNSTPVGMAAHPGASFDVRLLPRRAWVADVVYRPLETELVHRARAAGHRVLDGGGMAVFQAVESFRLFTGASPDADRVLAHFAELV, from the coding sequence GTGGTCCCCTCGCCCCGGTCCTGGCTGGTGGGTCTCGTCGGCACGGGCATCGGCCCCTCCCTGAGCCCCGCGCTGCACGAGCACGAGGCCGACGCCCTGGGCCTGCGCTACCTCTACCGCCGGCTCGACCTCGACGACCTCGGGCTGCCCGCCGAGCGGGTCGGGGACGTGCTGCGCGCCGCCCGGCTCGCCGGCTACGACGGGCTCAACGTCACCCACCCGGCCAAGCAGCTCGTCGTGGCCCACCTCGACGACCTCAGCGCCGACGCCCGGGCCCTGGGGGCCGTGAACACCGTCGTGCTGCGCGCGGGCCGTGCCGTCGGGCACAACACCGACTGGTCCGGCTTCGCCCGGTCCTTCGAGCGCGGCCTGCCGGACGCCGAGCGTGGGCTCGTCGTGCTCGTGGGGGCCGGCGGCGCCGGGTCGGCCGTCGCCCACGCCCTGCTGACCCTCGGCGTGCGCGACCTCGTCGTCGTCGACGCCGACGCCGGCCGGGCGCGGGACCTGGCCGCGGCCCGCGGCGGCGGCACCCGCGCCGCGACGCTCGCGGACCTGCCCGACCTGCTCGCCCGCGCCGACGGCGTCGTGAACAGCACCCCCGTCGGCATGGCCGCCCACCCCGGCGCGTCGTTCGACGTGCGGCTCCTGCCCCGCCGGGCGTGGGTCGCCGACGTCGTCTACCGCCCCCTGGAGACCGAACTGGTGCACCGGGCGCGCGCCGCGGGGCACCGGGTGCTCGACGGCGGCGGCATGGCGGTGTTCCAGGCCGTGGAGTCGTTCCGGTTGTTCACCGGTGCGAGTCCCGACGCCGACCGCGTGCTCGCGCACTTCGCCGAGCTCGTCTGA
- a CDS encoding cysteine hydrolase family protein → MARALLVIDIQLDYFPGGAYPLVAPEAAATAAGRVLEAARSEGWLVVHVQHHSVDGTPFLVPGTEGAQIHPAVAPADDELVVTKHAPNSFLETGLQETLSGAGVDDLVVAGMMTSMCVDSTVRSAAERGFTVTVVADACAAPDLTLGASTVPGPQVHAAFLAALGGGFATVTDSEALLAAR, encoded by the coding sequence GTGGCCCGCGCCCTGCTCGTCATCGACATCCAGCTCGACTACTTCCCCGGCGGGGCGTACCCGCTGGTGGCCCCCGAGGCCGCCGCGACGGCGGCCGGCCGGGTCCTGGAGGCCGCCCGGTCCGAGGGCTGGCTCGTCGTGCACGTGCAGCACCACAGCGTCGACGGGACCCCGTTCCTCGTCCCGGGCACCGAGGGCGCGCAGATCCACCCGGCCGTGGCGCCGGCCGACGACGAGCTCGTGGTCACGAAGCACGCCCCGAACTCCTTCCTGGAGACGGGGTTGCAGGAGACGCTGAGCGGCGCGGGGGTCGACGACCTGGTCGTGGCCGGGATGATGACGAGCATGTGCGTCGACTCCACGGTCCGCAGCGCCGCCGAGCGCGGGTTCACCGTCACGGTCGTGGCGGACGCGTGCGCCGCACCGGACCTGACGCTCGGGGCGAGCACCGTCCCCGGGCCCCAGGTGCACGCGGCGTTCCTCGCGGCCCTGGGCGGCGGTTTCGCCACCGTCACCGACTCCGAGGCGCTGCTCGCCGCGCGCTGA
- a CDS encoding IclR family transcriptional regulator: MAGRCAPGASLVDRTVDVLAAFDPEHRVLRLADLAARTGLTPPTTLRIVRRLVERGFLQRRADGSYVVGRGAWDLGLLAPVQTDLRDVAAPFLQDLQAATRATVHLAQRDGDRVLYVDRLQGSASVPVVSRVGGRLPLHTTGVGKVLLAHAPVEVQRQVMRELRRVTPYSITSPAVLGRQLAQVRREGYASTNGEMDVGNASVAVPVPGPGGEVVAALGLVVVSLRRDRPRLVAALTVAAAGIARELRG; encoded by the coding sequence ATGGCCGGTCGTTGCGCCCCGGGCGCCTCGCTCGTGGACCGCACGGTCGACGTGCTCGCCGCCTTCGACCCCGAGCACCGGGTGCTGCGGCTGGCCGACCTGGCCGCCCGCACCGGCCTGACGCCGCCCACGACGCTGCGCATCGTGCGCCGCCTCGTCGAGCGCGGGTTCCTGCAGCGCAGGGCCGACGGGTCCTACGTCGTGGGGCGCGGCGCCTGGGACCTCGGGCTGCTGGCGCCCGTGCAGACGGACCTGCGCGACGTCGCGGCCCCCTTCCTGCAGGACCTGCAGGCGGCGACCCGGGCGACGGTCCACCTCGCCCAGCGCGACGGGGACCGCGTCCTCTACGTGGACCGGCTGCAGGGCTCGGCGTCGGTGCCGGTGGTGAGCCGGGTCGGGGGCCGGCTCCCGCTGCACACCACGGGGGTCGGCAAGGTGCTGCTCGCCCACGCCCCCGTCGAGGTGCAGCGGCAGGTCATGCGCGAACTGCGCCGGGTGACCCCGTACAGCATCACGTCCCCGGCCGTCCTGGGCCGTCAGCTCGCCCAGGTCCGCCGCGAGGGGTACGCCAGCACGAACGGCGAGATGGACGTGGGCAACGCCTCCGTCGCGGTGCCCGTGCCGGGCCCGGGCGGGGAGGTCGTGGCGGCGCTCGGGCTGGTCGTGGTGTCCCTGCGCCGCGACCGTCCGCGGCTCGTGGCGGCGCTGACCGTCGCGGCGGCCGGGATAGCGCGGGAGCTGCGCGGCTGA